A window of Conger conger chromosome 13, fConCon1.1, whole genome shotgun sequence contains these coding sequences:
- the LOC133107532 gene encoding extracellular calcium-sensing receptor-like, with translation MDSKLSFTENIAAEMGVHTWLWLWVSLDFGAVCGTAGSSCKLLDTLIAQSLYKEGDVIIGGLFPIHLQAPEPNLDFTQRASTWRCQNFQTRSYRWLQTMIFAVEEINRNPDLLPNVTLGYALADTCLAERTTLAAALSLVTGKDPVIMRSRCGRTPEVPVIVGDARSSASIVIARTLGVFSIPMVSYSSTCACLGDRRKYPTFFRTVPSDAFQARAMVHMLRLFGWTWVGVIAGDEEYGRSGIQLLLEELQNSEVNLETSIPRIVETLRHSTAKVILAFAISTDILILLREVVRQNITDKQWIATESWITSRRASVPQNLHSMIGTIGFALRKGNMQGLKSFLTRFQPSDMPSDPFVQEFWEIMFKCSLGNDPTPAARPQCTGSESLDNVESLYSDLSEPRLTYSVYKAVYAIAHAIHNMLSCQPGAGPFENGGCPNVTNLKPWQILHYLRTVNFTTPVGEATYYDENGEPPAAYDIMNWHVGAQGMVEFVKVGQFDSADGPHREFDINMKRIVWGGGQNEVPVSVCSMPCPPGTRKAVQKGKPICCFDCLPCAAGEISNTTGSTECWKCQDRFWSNAARTACVPKEVEFLSFQETMGIVLAALSVSGVVLTGSVLATFFFHWDTPLVRANNAELSFLLLLSLSLCFLCALAFIGRPSPWSCMLRHTLFGISFVLCISCVLSRTVVVLVAFRASVPGSNIMQYFGPVQQRVAISLCTSIQALICVLWLVLSPPVPSEIQGRSPRIILECDVGSGAGFACVLGYIGLLAAICFLLAFLARKLPDNFNEAKFITFSMIIFCAVWITFVPAYVSSPGKYTVAVEIFAILASTYGLLLCIFAPKCYIILLRPDKNTKKKMMAK, from the exons atggacagcaaacTGTCCTTCactgagaacattgcggcg GAGATGGGTGTTCATACCTGGTTATGGCTGTGGGTGTCATTGGACtttggagcagtgtgtggaacGGCAGGGTCCTCCTGCAAGCTTCTGGACACTTTGATCGCTCAGAGTCTGTATAAGGAGGGTGATGTGATCATTGGAGGACTGTTCCCTATTCATTTACAGGCACCTGAGCCCAACCTGGACTTCACACAACGAGCATCAACTTGGCGGTGTCAGAA ttttcaaaCTCGTTCATACCGTTGGCTGCAGACCATGATCTTTGCAGTGGAAGAGATAAACAGAAACCCTGATCTGCTGCCCAATGTCACCCTGGGGTATGCCCTGGCTGACACCTGCCTTGCAGAGCGGACAACGTTAGCTGCTGCGCTTAGCCTGGTAACAGGGAAAGACCCTGTCATTATGCGCTCCAGGTGCGGGCGCACTCCTGAGGTGCCTGTGATTGTTGGTGATGCGCGCTCCTCAGCATCTATCGTCATCGCTCGCACACTGGGAGTCTTCAGCATCCCCATG GTGAGTTACTCTTCTACGTGTGCGTGCCTCGGAGACCGTCGAAAGTACCCCACCTTCTTCCGCACTGTGCCCAGCGATGCCTTTCAGGCCCGGGCCATGGTACACATGCTGCGCCTCTTTGGCTGGACCTGGGTGGGTGTGATAGCAGGAGATGAGGAATACGGCAGGTCTGGGATCCAGCTTctgctggaggagctgcagaacTCTGAA GTCAACTTGGAGACAAGTATTCCACGCATCGTGGAGACACTCAGACATTCCACAGCCAAAGTGATCCTCGCATTTGCCATTTCCACAGACATTCTGATTCTACTGAGGGAGGTGGTGAGACAAAATATCACTGACAAGCAGTGGATCGCCACTGAGTCCTGGATTACCTCCAGACGTGCCTCTGTTCCACAGAATCTGCACTCAATGATTGGCACTATAGGATTTGCCTTGCGCAAGGGCAACATGCAGGGGCTCAAGTCTTTTCTCACTCGGTTTCAGCCCAGTGATATGCCCTCTGACCCCTTTGTACAGGAATTCTGGGAGATAATGTTCAAATGCTCTTTGGGGAATGACCCCACCCCAGCAGCCAGGCCCCAGTGCACAGGGTCTGAGAGCTTGGACAATGTGGAGAGCCTGTATAGTGACCTCTCCGAGCCGAGACTTACTTACAGTGTGTACAAGGCTGTGTATGCCATCGCACATGCCATTCACAACATGCTGTCCTGTCAACCAGGAGCTGGTCCCTTTGAAAATGGTGGGTGTCCAAATGTCACCAACCTCAAGCCCTGGCAG ATTCTCCACTACCTTCGCACTGTCAACTTCACCACACCTGTGGGGGAGGCTACATATTATGATGAGAATGGTGAACCACCGGCTGCTTATGACATCATGAACTGGCATGTAGGGGCACAGGGGATGGTGGAGTTTGTCAAGGTGGGACAGTTTGACTCTGCGGATGGACCTCACAGAGAATTTGACATCAACATGAAAAGAATCGTTTGGGGCGGAGGCCAGAATGAG GTGCCGGTGTCCGTCTGCAGCATGCCCTGTCCACCAGGCACTCGGAAGGCTGTGCAGAAAGGAAAGCCCATCTGCTGCTTTGACTGCTTGCCATGTGCAGCAGGAGAGATCAGCAACACCACTG GTTCAACAGAGTGCTGGAAATGCCAAGACCGATTCTGGTCGAATGCTGCTCGGACTGCCTGCGTTCCAAAGGAGGTGGAGTTCCTGTCCTTCCAGGAGACCATGGGGATTGTCCTTGCTGCTCTTTCAGTCTCTGGGGTGGTCCTCACAGGCAGTGTCCTCGCCACCTTCTTTTTCCACTGGGACACGCCCCTTGTTAGGGCAAACAATGcagagctgagcttcctgctgctgctgtcgctctctctctgcttcctgtgtgcGCTGGCCTTCATCGGTCGCCCCTCCCCCTGGTCCTGTATGTTGCGCCACACGCTGTTTGGGATCAGCTTTGTGCTCTGCATTTCCTGTGTGCTCAGTAGGAcagtggtggtgctggtggccTTCCGTGCCTCAGTCCCTGGCAGCAACATCATGCAGTACTTTGGCCCGGTGCAGCAGAGAGTGGCCATCTCCCTCTGCACCTCCATCCAGGCGCTcatctgtgtgctgtggttgGTTCTGTCACCTCCTGTCCCATCTGAGATACAAGGGCGGAGTCCCAGGATCATCCTTGAGTGTGATGTGGGTTCAGGGGCTGGCTTTGCTTGTGTCCTGGGCTACATTGGCCTCCTGGCGGCCATCTGCTTCCTGCTGGCCTTTTTAGCAAGGAAGCTCCCAGATAACTTCAATGAGGCCAAGTTCATCACCTTCAGCATGATCATCTTCTGCGCCGTCTGGATCACCTTTGTCCCTGCCTACGTCAGCTCCCCAGGGAAATACACAGTCGCTGTGGAGATATTTGCAATCCTGGCTTCAACCTATGGACTCCTCCTCTGCATCTTTGCTCCTAAGTGTTATATAATCCTACTGAGACCAGACAAGAATACCAAGAAGAAGATGATGGCAAAATAG